Below is a genomic region from Microbacterium galbinum.
GCTCTTCCGCCGACCCGCCGACCGCTCCCGTCGCGCTGACGTCGAGGCCCTGGGTCATGCGCGATGCCGCGTACGTCCAGTCCTGCAGGAGTGAGACGAGATCGTCGCGATCCGTGCGCGGCATCATGTCGAACGACGCGAAATGCAGGTGATCCTGCACAGGCGTCGTGATCCCCGCCTGATGCTCCCCGAAGAAGTCATAGGCGGCGAGGGCGTCCTCGGCGGCCCGTGCGCGCCCGAGGGCGACGCCGCCGGACAGCCCGGCGCCCGCACCGACGGCCAGGCCCGCGACTCCCCCGCCGATCGCCAGGCCGAGCAGGCCCCGGCGGCTGAGGCCGGTCGGAGCGGATGCCGCGGCCACCGCCTCGCCGGAGGACGAGTCGGCCGCGGCATCCGCTCCTGTGTCGTTCACGTGCGTGATCGTACCCTTCCGTCGATCCCGGTGCTCAGTCGAGAACCGTGCCGGTGAGCTGCGAGAGCGGCTCGGCGAGCGCGTTGATGAGGTCGGTGAATTCGCGCTTGTCGGCATCCGTGAGTTCGGAGTACCCGACGAAGCCGTCGGTCAGCGAGCCGTGCGCCGCGAGCGATTCCTCGAGCGCCGCGTAGCCGGACTCGATCTCCGCGACGAGCGCGGCCCCGTCGTCGCCCTGCGCCTCGGCGAAGTCCTGCACCAGCGAGAACGCCATCTTCGATCCCTCGACGTTCGCGGCGAAGTCGTAGAGGTCGGTGCCCGACCACCAGTCCTCCTCGCCGGAGATCTTGCCCGTCGCGACCTCGTCGAGCAGCGCGATGGCGCCGTTGGAGATTCCGCCGATCCCCTGATCGTCGAGCGTCTCGGTGAAGTCGTCGGAGTGCACGTAGTCGTACAGCTCCTGCACGTCGGCGAGCAGCAGGTCGCCGAAGTCGGCGCGCTCCTCGGTCGTCGACGGCGCCCAATCCTGCCAGGCCGGCGTCTCGCCGTCCGCGTTCAACGCGTCCTGCGCGGGAACCCAGAGGTCCTTCTCGATGCGGTGGAAGCCCGTCCAGTCGAGCCCCTCGGCCACGGCGTCGACTTCGCGGTAGTCGATGCGCGGGTCGAGGTCGCCCAGCGCCTCGGCGACCGGCTCGATGCGCTCGTAGAAGGCGCGCGTGAGGGGGAAAAGGCTCCGAGCGGTGTCGTCATCGCCCGCCTCGTATGCTGCGACGAGGTCCTCGACCGCAGGAACGAGCTGGCCGACCTGGTCCTTCACGAAGGCGGCGTAGAGGTCGACGGCCTGCTGCTTCTGCTCGGCGTCGGGACCGTCGACCGTGACGCGCTCACCGGTGACGGTGAACGGCGACTTGCCGACGCCCTCGCCGATCATCCCCGGCTTGCAGAGCGTGAAGTAGTCGCCCGGCTGAGCCACGACGGTCAGGGTGCGCGAGGCGGAGGGCGCGATGTTCTCGACCTCGCCGACGATTCGCAGCCCGTCGTCGGCGAGCAGATAGAACTCCGAGACCTGACCGCTGTCGTTGGTGACCTCGAACGTCAGGGTGCCGCTCTCGGCCGAGGTGCCCGATACCGAGCATGCGCTGTCGGTCGATGAGACGTCGAAGGCCGCGCCGGCGGTGACATCGCTCTTCGCGACGCAGCCGCTGAGCACGAGCGCGGCCGCGCCCGTCGCGGCGACGGCGCCGAGGATCCGGTGGGAGGTGGTCATGCTGCTCCTTGCTGTGTGGGTGAGGAAACCGATGCGTCCGCGGCGTTCGACGAGACGAGCGGAGCGGATGCCGAGGGACGACGCGAGCGGAGACCGCGCACGAAGAGGAAGCCGACGACCGCGATGTAGACGGCCCAGGCGGTCACCTGCAGCCAGGTCATCCGCGGCATGAAGCCGACGGTGGCCTGCAGGATGGCGGCCCACGCGCTGTCGGGAGCGATCGCCGACGTCACGTCGAACGCCCACCCGAACGGGAACGCCTGCCAGCCGACGGCCACGGCACCGGTCACCGCGTCGATGGGGGCGGCGGCCGTGAACGGTCCGGGGAGTGCCCCGGCCTCCTGCAGATCCATGAACGCGTAGGCGAGCACGCCTCCGGCGACGATCACCAGGAAGCCGCCGGTCCAGGCGAAGAAGCGCCGCAGGTCGAGGCGCACGGCACCGCGCGCGATCAGGGCACCGATCACCACCGCGGCGGCGAGTCCGAGGAGTGCTCCGAGCAGAGCGGAGGGCGCGTCGCCGAACGACTGCACCATCGACCACAGCAGCAGGGTGGTCTCGATCCCCTCGCGGGCGACCGAGACGAAGCCGATCGCGACGAGGGCCCACAGCCCGCCCTGCGTGAGCGCACGGTCGATGCCGCCCTCGAGCGTGGCCTTCATCGTGCGCCCGGCCTTCTGCATCCAGAAGATCATCCACGTCACCATGGCGACCGCGAGCAGCGAGAGCAGCCCGCCGATCAGCTCCTGCGCCACGAAGGTGAGCTCGTACGCCCCGAAGGTCAGGACGGCGCCGATGCCGAGCGCGAGGGCGACCGCGAGGCCGACGCCGGCCCACAGCCGCGGCAGCACGTCACGCCGGCCGAGTCGTCCGAGGTAGGCGACGAGGATGCCGACGACGAGGGCGGCTTCCAGGCCTTCACGGAGGCCGATGAGGAAAGTGGCGAGCACGGAGGGATCTCTCTGCAGAATATTACTGAGGTAAGGCATCCCTTACCTACGAGACTTTAGCACCGCGGTAATCCTCCGCAACACACGCCCGTCCCGGCGCGGCGGCGACGTACTCTCGTGCCATGGCTGAACTCTCGCTCCCGATCCTCGACCTCTCCCAGCTCGACGAGGGACCCGCGGCCGCCGCGCGCTTCCGCGAGGACCTGCGCGCCGCCACGCACGATGTCGGGTTCTTCTACCTCACCGGCACGGGCATCTCCCCCGCTCTCGAGGCACGCCTGCACCGGGCCGCGCTGGACTTCTTCGCACTGCCCGAGGCCGACAAGTTGGCGATCGAGAACGTCAACAGCCCGCACTTCCGCGGGTACACGCGCATCGGTGGCGAGCGGACGCAGGGCAAGGTCGACTGGCGCGAGCAGATCGACATCGGCCCCGAGCGCGACGCGATCGACGGCGGCCCGGCGTTCAACCGCCTCATCGGACCGAACCTCTGGCCCGCCGCGCAGCCCGAGTTGCAGGAGATCGTCGCCGAGTGGCACGCGACCCTCTCGGAGGTCGCGCGCAAGCTCCTGCGCGCGTGGGCCGAGACCCTCGGTGCGGACTCGTCGTACTTCGACGAGCACTTCGGCGAACCCTCCACCCTGATCAAGATCGTCCGCTACCCGGGCACGCATGAGCCGGAACCCCAGCAGGGCGTCGGTGCGCACAAGGACTCCGGTGTGCTCACGCTGCTGTGGGTCGAGCCCGGCAAGGGCGGATTGCAGGTCGAGCGCGACGGCGAGTGGCTCGACGCTCCCCCGGTGCCCGGAGCCTTCGTCGTGAACATCGGCGAGCTCCTCGAGTACGCGACCGGCGGCTATCTCAAGGCCACCAACCACCGCGTCGTCTCTCCGCAGGCGCCGAACGAGCGCATCTCGATCCCGTTCTTCTTCAACCCCGCGCTCGACAAGCGGTTGCCGCTGATCGAGCTCCCCGCCGATCTCGCCGCCGAGGCCACGGGGGTGACCGAGGATCCGAGCAACCCGATCCACGCTCTCTACGGCGAGAACGCGCTCAAGTCGCGTCTGCGCGCACACCCCGACGTCGCGGCGATCCATCATGCCGACCTCGTGGGCGCCGACGCCTGACCCTCACAGCGACGCGCCGCCACCGAGTGCGACGATCTCCCGCAACGCCTGGAGATGACCGGCGAAGGCTTCCCGCCCTTCGCCGGTCGAGCGCACCCACGTTCGCTGCCTGCTCCCCAGACTCGCCTTGCGCACCGTGACGTAACCTGCGGCGTGCAGGTGGCTGATCGACTTGCTCAGCGGCGAATCGGCGCACTGCAGGATCTCGCGCAGCGTCGCGAAGTCGAGTTCGATTCCCTTACTCAGCGTCGCCAACAGCGAGAACCGGAGCGGCGACGCGAAGTTGTCATCGAGTCGCGTGCGCGGATGGGCGGACCGGTCAGCCACGCACACCACGCCCCGGCACGAACGTCAATCCGACGAAGAGCAGCACGACGCCGCATCCGGCGATCACACCCGCCGTCGCTCCACCCTCCGCGCGCCCGACGTCGAAGACCGTCAGCCCGACCAGAAGGGCGAAGCCGATCGCGAGACCCACCTCGTGCGGCCACCGCCAGAGCGCTCCGATGGCGGGAAGACCGAGATCGGTCGCACCGGCGCAGAACCAGGCGAGCACGCACAGGGCGAGCAGCAGCAGCAGGAGCACGCTCGCGAGGACGCCCGCCGGGGCGACGGAGAGCATCAGGAGCGCTCCGAGAACGACACCGACGCCGAGCGTGCCGACACGGGTGAAACGCCACTGCAGTCCGCTGCGCTGAGCGGACCCGCTGAAGATCTGACCGTAGACGAGGAAGGCGAACAGAAGGGCCTGCGCTCCGCCGTCCGCCGACCGGCGAAGTGCGATCACGCTGGCCACGAGGAAGGCGGCCGTGACCACCGCACTGACGATCTGCAACCACGCGAGCGCCCGCCGATCGACGGCGCGCTGCCGACGACCGGTCACCGCTTCTTACTTTCCTCCGGGAAAGCGGGAGCGAGATCAACCCCTCCGGGAAATGACGAAGGCCGCCCCACACCTGGGGCGGCCTTCTCAAGAATGTTCTGCGCGATTGTACGCTGGCGTGCTCTGCCTTATCGGCGAAGACCCAGGCGAGCGATCAGCGAGCGGTAACGCTCGATGTCGACGCTCTGGAGGTAGCCGAGGAGACGACGGCGCTGACCGACGAGCAGGAACAGGCCACGACGCGAGTGGTGGTCGTGCTTGTGCTCCTTCAGGTGCTCGGTGAGGTCCTTGATGCGCTGCGTCAGCATTGCGGCCTGCACCTCGGGGGATCCGGTGTCACCGGGGTGCGTCGCGTACTCTTCGATGATCGCCTTCTTGACGTCTGCTTCGAGTGCCATAGATTCGATCCCCTTTCAGCTTGTTGCGCGGCGCCCGACGCCTGATGCGAGGGCTCTCTTTATCCGCGGCCGATCAAACGGCAACCTGAAGAGTCTACCAGCCCCAGCCCCCTGCCGACGACCGCGATCCGCGCCCACCCGTTCCCCCTCGGATACGCTCGAGAGGTGCAGCACGGCCAGGCATCGCGATGAGCGGATCACGCGGACATCTCATCGACCTCTCCCCTCTGAAGGCGAGCCCCGCGTTCGCTCGGATGTGGATCGGATCGGCCCTCGCCGGCATCGGCGGGCAGCTGACACTCGTCACCGTGATGCTGCACGTGTTCAGCCTCACCGGCAGCACCTTCGCGGTCTCGATGATCGCGGTCGCAGGGCTCGTCCCGATGATCCTCGCCGGACTCTACGGCGGCATGCTCGCCGACGCGTTCGACCGACGACGCGTCGCACTCATCGCCGCGACGGTCACCTTCGCGTCCACAGCGCTGCTCGCCGCGCTGACCTGGACCGGCTCGGAGACGATCTGGTGGCTCTACGCCCTGAGCATGATCACCGCGGCCGCGAACTCGGTCGGCATGGCGACCCGCACCGCCATCGTTCCGCGCCTGATCCCGCGCGACCTGCTCGCGCCGGCATCCGCTCTGAACGGGATCTCGATGGGTCTCACCGTCATGGCGGGCCCGGCCCTCGCCGGGATCCTGGTCGCCCTGACCGGGTACGGATGGACCTACACGATCGACGTCGTCCTCATGCTGTCGATGTTCCTCGGACTCTGGACCCTGCCCGCACTCCGCCCCGAAGGCGACATCGTGCGCCCCGGACTGGCCTCCCTCGTCGATGGCTGGCGATTCCTCCGACGGGCCGGCAACATCCGCATGCAGTACATCGTCGACATCATCGCGATGACCTTCGGCCAGCCGCTCGTGCTCTTTCCCGCCCTCGGCACGATCCTGCTGGGCGGTGGCGCGGTGACGACGGGCCTCCTCACCGCCGCCGTCGCACTGGGCACCTTCGCCTCGAGCCTGTTCTCCGGCCGCGTGGTGCAGTACCGCTGGCACGGACGCGGCATCGCCCGTGCCGTCCAGGCGTACGGCGCGTCAATCCTGGCGTTCGGGATCGTCCTACTCACGGGCGTCTTCCTCCCGCCGGCTTCCGAGGCCGCACCGAACATCGCCCTCATCGTCGTGGCGTGCATCGCACTCGCGTTCTCCGGAGCGGCCGACAACGTGAGCTCGATCTACCGCAACACCATGATGCAGGCGGCGGTGCCCGATGCCATGCGCGGCCGCCTCCAGGGCGTCTTCATCGTCGTCGTGGCGGGTGGGCCCCGGGTCGGCGCGCTGTACGCAGGCACCCTCTCGACGTTCACAGCGCTCTGGTTCCCGCCCGTGCTGGGCGGGGTGATCGTGATCGCGCTGGTCGCCGTCCTCATGCGGCGCAGCGCGCGCTTCCGCGACTACGATGCAGAAAACCCCGAGCCGTGAACGGCCCGGGGTCCTCATCGCACGCGGATCAGTCCTGCTGCAGTGCAGCCTGCAGGTCGAGGTTGATCGTGACGTCCTTGCCGACGAGCACGCCGCCGGTCTCGAGGGCGGCGTTCCACGTCAAGCCGAAGTCCTCGCGGTTGATGACGGCCTTGGCCGATGCGCCGGCCTTGTAGTTGCCCCACGGGTCGGAACCGAAGCCTCCGAAGTCGACCTCGAAGCTGACGGGCTTGGTGATGCCGCGGATGGTGAGGTCACCGTCGACGTACAGCTCGCCGTTCTCGGCACGGGCACCGGTGGAGACGAAGTCCATGGTCGGGAAGTTCTCGGTGTCGAAGAAGTCGCCCGAACGCAGGTGCTGGTCGCGACCCTCGTCCTTCGTGTCGACGGACGAGACGTCGACGCTCGCCTCGACCTTGGTCTCGAGCGGGTTCTCGGGAGCGATCAGCGTCGCGCTCTTCACGCCGAAGGTGCCGCGCACCTTCGAGATCATCATGTGACGGACGCTGAAGGTGACCTCGCTGTGGGAGGGGTCGAGGACGTAGGTGCCGGGGCGGTAGCCGGGGATGTCGATGCTGGTCATGGGATCTCCTTGGGACGTGGGGGCCGCTCGAATGGCGACAGGAAAGGGAACCGTGCTCTCGAAAGATATATTCCCATGAATAAGAATCTCCTGAGTGCAACGGAAGACGCCCCGCCCGCGAACGGGACGAGGCGTCTTCGTGAACGCCGTGGGATCAGCCGACGGCGACGAGGTCGATGATGAAGATCAGCGACTTGCCGGAGAGGAAGTGTCCTCCCCCGGCCGGTCCGTAGGCGAGGTGCGGCGGGATGGTGAGCTCGCGACGGCCGCCGACCTTCATGCCGGGGATGCCGTCCTGCCAGCCCTGGATCAGGCCGCGCAGGGGGAACTGGATGGTCTCACCGCGGCCCCACG
It encodes:
- the efeO gene encoding iron uptake system protein EfeO, which encodes MTTSHRILGAVAATGAAALVLSGCVAKSDVTAGAAFDVSSTDSACSVSGTSAESGTLTFEVTNDSGQVSEFYLLADDGLRIVGEVENIAPSASRTLTVVAQPGDYFTLCKPGMIGEGVGKSPFTVTGERVTVDGPDAEQKQQAVDLYAAFVKDQVGQLVPAVEDLVAAYEAGDDDTARSLFPLTRAFYERIEPVAEALGDLDPRIDYREVDAVAEGLDWTGFHRIEKDLWVPAQDALNADGETPAWQDWAPSTTEERADFGDLLLADVQELYDYVHSDDFTETLDDQGIGGISNGAIALLDEVATGKISGEEDWWSGTDLYDFAANVEGSKMAFSLVQDFAEAQGDDGAALVAEIESGYAALEESLAAHGSLTDGFVGYSELTDADKREFTDLINALAEPLSQLTGTVLD
- the efeU gene encoding iron uptake transporter permease EfeU yields the protein MLATFLIGLREGLEAALVVGILVAYLGRLGRRDVLPRLWAGVGLAVALALGIGAVLTFGAYELTFVAQELIGGLLSLLAVAMVTWMIFWMQKAGRTMKATLEGGIDRALTQGGLWALVAIGFVSVAREGIETTLLLWSMVQSFGDAPSALLGALLGLAAAVVIGALIARGAVRLDLRRFFAWTGGFLVIVAGGVLAYAFMDLQEAGALPGPFTAAAPIDAVTGAVAVGWQAFPFGWAFDVTSAIAPDSAWAAILQATVGFMPRMTWLQVTAWAVYIAVVGFLFVRGLRSRRPSASAPLVSSNAADASVSSPTQQGAA
- a CDS encoding isopenicillin N synthase family dioxygenase, with protein sequence MAELSLPILDLSQLDEGPAAAARFREDLRAATHDVGFFYLTGTGISPALEARLHRAALDFFALPEADKLAIENVNSPHFRGYTRIGGERTQGKVDWREQIDIGPERDAIDGGPAFNRLIGPNLWPAAQPELQEIVAEWHATLSEVARKLLRAWAETLGADSSYFDEHFGEPSTLIKIVRYPGTHEPEPQQGVGAHKDSGVLTLLWVEPGKGGLQVERDGEWLDAPPVPGAFVVNIGELLEYATGGYLKATNHRVVSPQAPNERISIPFFFNPALDKRLPLIELPADLAAEATGVTEDPSNPIHALYGENALKSRLRAHPDVAAIHHADLVGADA
- a CDS encoding transcriptional regulator produces the protein MADRSAHPRTRLDDNFASPLRFSLLATLSKGIELDFATLREILQCADSPLSKSISHLHAAGYVTVRKASLGSRQRTWVRSTGEGREAFAGHLQALREIVALGGGASL
- the rpsO gene encoding 30S ribosomal protein S15, with the protein product MALEADVKKAIIEEYATHPGDTGSPEVQAAMLTQRIKDLTEHLKEHKHDHHSRRGLFLLVGQRRRLLGYLQSVDIERYRSLIARLGLRR
- a CDS encoding MFS transporter, producing the protein MSGSRGHLIDLSPLKASPAFARMWIGSALAGIGGQLTLVTVMLHVFSLTGSTFAVSMIAVAGLVPMILAGLYGGMLADAFDRRRVALIAATVTFASTALLAALTWTGSETIWWLYALSMITAAANSVGMATRTAIVPRLIPRDLLAPASALNGISMGLTVMAGPALAGILVALTGYGWTYTIDVVLMLSMFLGLWTLPALRPEGDIVRPGLASLVDGWRFLRRAGNIRMQYIVDIIAMTFGQPLVLFPALGTILLGGGAVTTGLLTAAVALGTFASSLFSGRVVQYRWHGRGIARAVQAYGASILAFGIVLLTGVFLPPASEAAPNIALIVVACIALAFSGAADNVSSIYRNTMMQAAVPDAMRGRLQGVFIVVVAGGPRVGALYAGTLSTFTALWFPPVLGGVIVIALVAVLMRRSARFRDYDAENPEP
- a CDS encoding YceI family protein, yielding MTSIDIPGYRPGTYVLDPSHSEVTFSVRHMMISKVRGTFGVKSATLIAPENPLETKVEASVDVSSVDTKDEGRDQHLRSGDFFDTENFPTMDFVSTGARAENGELYVDGDLTIRGITKPVSFEVDFGGFGSDPWGNYKAGASAKAVINREDFGLTWNAALETGGVLVGKDVTINLDLQAALQQD
- a CDS encoding FKBP-type peptidyl-prolyl cis-trans isomerase; this encodes MTDRTKPEFDAPTGPAPAELVIRDIIEGDGTEAKPGDTVTVHYAGVEFESGEEFDSSWGRGETIQFPLRGLIQGWQDGIPGMKVGGRRELTIPPHLAYGPAGGGHFLSGKSLIFIIDLVAVG